One window from the genome of Roseisolibacter agri encodes:
- a CDS encoding cytochrome P450, producing the protein MTASAPASAAAPLALPPGPRARYPGEFVFAMGRDPLGFFRDLQRRHGDVARFRAMGRDFVLLAHPDMVREVLVTEQRRYARGYRYHALKLLLGEGLLTSEGAFHLRQRRLAQPAFHRERVAHYALAMGRAADAWHARWTALAADAAGTGAPARVDMADEMGKLALAIVSATLFGNDVTDEADAVARALDVALHSATPAFVAVARWALHLPIPAARRFKQARADLDAVVYRLIDERRRGGGDGQDLLSLLLNATDTEGEDGDGARMTDLQLRDEAMTLFLAGHETTANALAWTWYLLARHPEVAERLRASLDATLDGRTPTMDDVPRLGYARQVLSEAMRLYPPAYAIGRIALEDVTFGGWRVPARAGVIVSQWLVHRDPRWWPEPERFDPDRWAPGAGADRHRFAYFPFGAGTRICIGEQFAWTEALVVLATLAARWRPALVPGVDVTPEPIITLRPRDGLPMTLHAR; encoded by the coding sequence ATGACCGCCTCCGCCCCTGCCTCCGCCGCCGCGCCCCTCGCCCTGCCGCCCGGCCCGCGCGCCCGCTACCCCGGCGAGTTCGTGTTCGCCATGGGCCGCGATCCGCTCGGCTTCTTCCGCGACCTGCAGCGCCGGCACGGCGACGTCGCGCGCTTCCGCGCGATGGGGCGCGACTTCGTGCTGCTCGCGCATCCCGACATGGTGCGCGAGGTGCTCGTCACCGAGCAGCGGCGCTACGCCCGCGGCTACCGCTACCACGCGCTGAAGCTGCTGCTGGGCGAGGGGCTGCTCACCAGCGAGGGCGCGTTCCACCTGCGGCAGCGGCGGCTGGCGCAGCCCGCCTTCCACCGCGAGCGCGTCGCGCACTACGCGCTCGCCATGGGCCGCGCGGCGGACGCGTGGCACGCGCGCTGGACCGCGCTGGCCGCCGACGCGGCCGGCACCGGCGCGCCCGCGCGCGTCGACATGGCCGACGAGATGGGGAAGCTGGCGCTCGCGATCGTCAGCGCGACGCTGTTCGGCAACGACGTCACCGACGAGGCGGACGCGGTCGCGCGCGCGCTCGACGTCGCACTGCACTCGGCGACCCCGGCGTTCGTCGCCGTCGCGCGATGGGCGCTGCACCTGCCGATTCCCGCCGCGCGGCGCTTCAAGCAGGCGCGCGCGGACCTCGACGCGGTCGTGTACCGCCTGATCGACGAGCGGCGGCGCGGCGGCGGCGACGGGCAGGACCTGCTCTCGCTGCTGCTGAACGCCACCGACACGGAAGGCGAGGACGGCGACGGCGCGCGCATGACCGACCTGCAGCTGCGCGACGAGGCGATGACGCTCTTCCTCGCGGGCCACGAGACGACCGCCAACGCGCTCGCCTGGACGTGGTACCTGCTGGCGCGGCATCCCGAGGTCGCGGAGCGGCTGCGCGCGTCGCTCGACGCCACGCTCGACGGCCGCACCCCGACGATGGACGACGTGCCGCGCCTGGGCTACGCGCGCCAGGTGCTGAGCGAGGCGATGCGCCTCTACCCGCCCGCGTACGCGATCGGGCGCATCGCGCTGGAGGACGTGACGTTCGGCGGCTGGCGCGTGCCGGCGCGCGCGGGCGTCATCGTGTCGCAGTGGCTGGTGCACCGCGATCCGCGCTGGTGGCCCGAGCCCGAGCGCTTCGATCCGGATCGCTGGGCGCCCGGCGCGGGCGCGGACCGTCACCGCTTCGCGTACTTCCCGTTCGGCGCGGGCACGCGCATCTGCATCGGCGAGCAGTTCGCGTGGACCGAGGCGCTCGTCGTGCTCGCGACGCTGGCCGCGCGCTGGCGGCCCGCGCTGGTGCCGGGTGTCGACGTGACGCCCGAGCCGATCATCACGCTCCGTCCGCGCGACGGCCTCCCGATGACGCTCCACGCCCGCTGA
- a CDS encoding TetR/AcrR family transcriptional regulator — MENRESRCRILDAAARVYALLGFRGATTRRIAEAAGVNEVTLFRTFGSKEALIAEALRARANAPVEALALPADPVDPERELTAWATAHLAELRASRALIRQAMSDAEQRPEVAPCVSSGWCAADGALRQYLVRLAELGFLEVEAPVTGPALARYEEVLVGGAMLMASLFSDAMGRDMMPEMFPQPADRAPALYVRLFLRSVGYRAMERDSARGTEHGTEHGTERDALQTGDGRPRPRARRRAS, encoded by the coding sequence ATGGAGAATCGCGAGAGTCGCTGCCGCATCCTCGACGCCGCCGCGCGGGTCTACGCCCTGCTCGGCTTCCGCGGCGCCACCACCCGGCGCATCGCGGAGGCCGCGGGCGTCAACGAGGTCACCCTCTTCCGCACCTTCGGCTCGAAGGAGGCGCTGATCGCCGAGGCGCTGCGGGCGCGGGCGAACGCGCCCGTCGAGGCGCTGGCGCTCCCCGCCGACCCGGTCGATCCCGAGCGCGAGCTGACCGCGTGGGCCACCGCGCACCTGGCCGAGCTGCGCGCGTCGCGCGCGCTCATCCGCCAGGCGATGAGCGACGCGGAGCAGCGGCCCGAGGTCGCGCCCTGCGTCTCGTCGGGGTGGTGCGCGGCCGACGGCGCGCTGCGCCAGTACCTCGTGCGGCTCGCGGAGCTGGGCTTCCTCGAGGTCGAGGCCCCCGTGACCGGCCCCGCGCTCGCGCGGTACGAGGAGGTGCTCGTCGGGGGGGCGATGCTGATGGCGTCGCTGTTCTCCGACGCGATGGGCCGCGACATGATGCCCGAGATGTTCCCCCAGCCGGCGGATCGGGCGCCGGCGCTCTACGTCCGCCTCTTCCTGCGCTCCGTCGGCTATCGCGCCATGGAGCGCGACAGCGCGCGCGGCACCGAGCACGGCACCGAGCACGGCACCGAGCGCGACGCCCTCCAGACCGGCGACGGCCGGCCGCGCCCGCGGGCGCGCCGCCGCGCGTCCTGA
- a CDS encoding TolC family protein, translating to MPSNPVTSPHPSWARSARALLLGAALWAVPVSAQTPAASGRAARPLSLEEAVRLGERQSEAVRVAEAGVLRARGQYAQARSQALPQVNATGAYQKQLQSQFEALANSAPKPDPNAPPAPVALCTPEIPADASPAARAAALAAAQSCSQDGGLGSITRVFANPNNIILGVTGSQNLFTGGRITAGLRAADAGRRSADIGVRAARAQVTLDVAQAYFDAALADRLVSISESSFVQTERAFRQTAIAREVGNVSEFDLLRSRVARDNQRPLLIQARTQRDVAYVRLRQLLDLPLDEPLSLTTALPTPDVAPVPTRATADATATPRPPATRGGAPVATVAANERFTTVNVNPAEVLAEDPLVATAVDSIVAAADTAAASRAPARQTRENITVQRNLLRSARAQRLPAVQLTTNYQRFAYPSGEGITFPTALNQFYPNWTVALGVSVPILTGGRIRGDEMIAEANLREAEQTSRQVEELSALDARLAVSQLAQAEATWRASAGTASQATRAYSIAEVRFREGLATQVELADSRLLLQQAEANAATAARDREVARLRLALLKDLPLSAQGAAQQGMGGAAAQAGASQQQRSNSPQGAQGSAQRAGGFQQTGTTGGTP from the coding sequence ATGCCTTCCAATCCCGTGACGTCGCCGCACCCGTCGTGGGCGCGGTCCGCGCGCGCGCTGCTCCTGGGCGCCGCGCTGTGGGCCGTCCCCGTTTCCGCGCAGACGCCCGCCGCGTCCGGCCGCGCCGCCCGCCCGCTCTCGCTCGAGGAGGCCGTGCGCCTCGGCGAGCGGCAGAGCGAGGCGGTGCGCGTCGCCGAGGCGGGCGTGCTGCGCGCGCGCGGCCAGTACGCGCAGGCCCGCAGCCAGGCGCTCCCGCAGGTCAACGCGACCGGCGCCTACCAGAAGCAGCTCCAGAGCCAGTTCGAGGCGCTCGCCAACTCGGCGCCCAAGCCCGATCCCAACGCGCCGCCGGCGCCGGTCGCGCTCTGCACGCCCGAGATCCCGGCCGACGCCTCGCCGGCCGCGCGCGCGGCCGCGCTGGCCGCGGCGCAGAGCTGCTCGCAGGACGGCGGCCTGGGCTCCATCACGCGCGTGTTCGCCAACCCGAACAACATCATCCTCGGGGTCACGGGCAGTCAGAACCTGTTCACGGGCGGCCGCATCACCGCCGGCCTGCGCGCCGCCGACGCGGGCCGCCGCAGCGCCGACATCGGCGTGCGCGCCGCGCGCGCGCAGGTCACGCTCGACGTCGCGCAGGCGTACTTCGATGCCGCGCTCGCCGACCGGCTGGTGTCGATCAGCGAGTCGTCGTTCGTGCAGACCGAGCGCGCCTTCCGCCAGACGGCGATCGCGCGCGAGGTCGGCAACGTGAGCGAGTTCGACCTGCTGCGCTCGCGCGTCGCGCGCGACAACCAGCGCCCGCTGCTGATCCAGGCGCGCACGCAGCGCGACGTCGCGTACGTGCGGCTGCGCCAGCTGCTCGACCTGCCGCTCGACGAGCCGCTGTCGCTGACGACCGCGCTGCCGACGCCCGACGTCGCGCCGGTGCCGACGCGCGCGACCGCCGACGCGACCGCGACGCCGCGCCCGCCCGCGACGCGCGGCGGCGCGCCGGTGGCCACGGTCGCCGCGAACGAGCGCTTCACCACGGTCAACGTGAACCCGGCCGAGGTGCTGGCCGAGGATCCGCTGGTCGCGACCGCGGTCGACAGCATCGTGGCGGCGGCCGACACGGCGGCGGCCAGCCGCGCGCCCGCGCGGCAGACGCGCGAGAACATCACGGTGCAGCGCAACCTGCTGCGGTCGGCGCGTGCGCAGCGGCTGCCCGCGGTGCAGCTGACGACCAACTACCAGCGCTTCGCGTATCCGAGCGGCGAGGGCATCACCTTCCCGACGGCGCTCAACCAGTTCTATCCCAACTGGACGGTGGCCCTCGGGGTCTCGGTGCCGATCCTCACGGGCGGCCGCATCCGCGGCGACGAGATGATCGCCGAGGCGAACCTGCGCGAGGCCGAGCAGACGTCGCGGCAGGTGGAGGAGCTGTCGGCGCTCGACGCGCGGCTGGCGGTGTCGCAGCTCGCGCAGGCGGAGGCGACGTGGCGCGCCAGCGCGGGCACCGCGAGCCAGGCGACGCGCGCCTACTCCATCGCTGAGGTGCGCTTCCGCGAGGGGCTGGCGACGCAGGTGGAGCTGGCCGACTCGCGCCTGCTGCTCCAGCAGGCGGAGGCGAACGCGGCGACCGCCGCGCGCGATCGCGAGGTGGCGCGGCTGCGCCTCGCGCTCCTGAAGGACCTGCCGCTGTCGGCGCAGGGCGCCGCGCAGCAGGGCATGGGCGGCGCCGCCGCGCAGGCCGGCGCGTCGCAGCAGCAGCGCTCTAACTCGCCGCAGGGCGCGCAGGGCTCGGCCCAGCGCGCGGGCGGCTTCCAGCAAACCGGCACCACCGGGGGCACTCCATGA
- a CDS encoding efflux RND transporter periplasmic adaptor subunit, translating to MTAFLPRPSGARSIPSTLAVLALGALAACGGDGKAEDTAQAAPAPSAVTVGPENVAVVTRDTIQSGPAISGSLRPERQATIRAEASGTVTAALVEPGQRVSRGQALARIETAGLAEQAISARSGVAAAELAYQSAQRDAERANRLLAAGAIAERDAEAARTAAASARAQLSAARAQSTLAGRQLGNATASAPFAGIVGIKRVSTGDVVSPGTELYSVVDPSSMQLEGSVPADQLGAVRIGAPVQFTVTGYPDRTFAGRITRVAPVADPATRQVQIIASVPNAGNALVGGLFAEGRVASQSRDGLLVPGDAVDQRGVRPTVVRLKGGKVERVNVELGLRDDAREMIEVRGGVAAGDTVLRGAAQGISNGTPVRVSSVGDRATASAGAAPTTSAPATPAAPPAKQR from the coding sequence ATGACCGCGTTCCTCCCGCGCCCGTCCGGCGCGCGATCCATTCCCTCGACGCTCGCGGTCCTCGCCCTGGGCGCGCTGGCCGCGTGCGGCGGCGACGGCAAGGCCGAGGACACCGCGCAGGCGGCGCCGGCGCCGAGCGCGGTCACCGTCGGCCCCGAGAACGTCGCCGTCGTCACGCGCGACACGATCCAGAGCGGGCCGGCGATCTCCGGGTCGCTGCGCCCCGAGCGCCAGGCGACCATCCGCGCCGAGGCGTCGGGCACCGTCACCGCGGCGCTCGTCGAGCCGGGGCAGCGCGTGTCGCGCGGCCAGGCGCTGGCGCGCATCGAGACGGCGGGGCTCGCGGAGCAGGCGATCAGCGCCCGCTCCGGCGTCGCCGCCGCGGAGCTGGCGTACCAGTCGGCGCAGCGCGACGCCGAGCGCGCGAACCGGCTGCTGGCCGCCGGCGCGATCGCCGAGCGCGACGCCGAGGCGGCGCGCACCGCGGCCGCGTCGGCGCGGGCGCAGCTGTCGGCCGCGCGCGCGCAGTCCACGCTCGCCGGGCGCCAGCTCGGCAACGCGACGGCCAGCGCGCCGTTCGCGGGCATCGTGGGCATCAAGCGCGTGAGCACGGGCGACGTCGTGAGCCCGGGCACGGAGCTGTACAGCGTCGTCGATCCGTCCAGCATGCAGCTCGAGGGCAGCGTGCCGGCCGACCAGCTGGGCGCGGTGCGCATCGGCGCGCCGGTGCAGTTCACGGTGACGGGCTATCCCGACCGCACCTTCGCGGGCCGCATCACGCGCGTCGCGCCGGTGGCCGATCCGGCGACGCGGCAGGTGCAGATCATCGCGTCGGTCCCGAACGCGGGCAACGCGCTGGTCGGTGGGCTGTTCGCCGAGGGGCGCGTCGCGAGCCAGTCGCGCGACGGGCTGCTGGTGCCGGGCGACGCGGTCGACCAGCGCGGCGTGCGCCCGACGGTCGTGCGGCTGAAGGGCGGCAAGGTCGAGCGCGTGAACGTCGAGCTCGGGCTGCGCGACGACGCGCGCGAGATGATCGAGGTGCGCGGCGGCGTGGCGGCGGGCGACACCGTGCTGCGCGGCGCCGCGCAGGGGATCTCGAACGGCACGCCGGTGCGCGTGTCGAGCGTCGGCGACCGCGCGACCGCGTCGGCGGGTGCCGCCCCCACGACGTCCGCGCCGGCGACGCCGGCCGCACCGCCCGCGAAGCAGCGCTGA
- a CDS encoding efflux RND transporter permease subunit, giving the protein MFISDFAIKRPIITVVAMLALVVFGLFALLKLQTDEFPEVAPPFVTVAIPYPGASPDGVERELLDPIEEAISAISGVKKVMGTAQDGYATVMIEFNFDKPLPEATQDVRDAISGIRNDLPLEMEEPIIKKFNDTDQPIISLAVSSTVLTPAELTRLADPGITRQLRSIAGVAEVAIPGKVERELTVEIQPDRMQAAGVSVGEVVQALQLQNLATPVGRVSGTLDERSIRLRGRLENPEQFARIVVSERGGQLVRLGEVATVRDATEEPRTLALYNGREAVGIDIKKSTGYSTTEVADQIIARIDEVKATLPAGTTIDVVKNKGVNVRNSVRNVQEALVEGALLTVLVVFIFLNSWRSTVITGLALPVSVLASFIAVWMLGFRLETMSLLGLSLAIGILIDDAIVVRENIVRHVEMGKDHYTAAREGTDEIGLAVAATTFSILAVFIPIAFMPGVGGQWFRPFALTIAASVLVSLFVSFSLDPMLSAFWPDPHKEEHEKGPITRTLDRFNRWFDRQAERYRGVIAWALDHRWKVSMLAAATFFFALAMPAITIGDNALVGVSFFPEDDNAELNIIVETPPGSNLEYTRLKTEQIAALTRAHKEVRYTYTTLGSGEAGAVDIGKVYVKLVPKDQRQFGVEAFSSKLRQEFGPTGGAKVAVLATDWGGGRKQVAIELRGNDSDALQKFADQALEAVRSVPGLVDVGLSSKGQKPELNVELNRGLASSIGLTVGQVAQALRPAFAGVDVGDWVDPSGETRDVYVRLSPESRRRAADLRQLPLVVRGADGAPRTLPLGQVATVTDGLGPAIINHLDRDRVVQVEFNTSGRSMGEVTTDAMNRINALTPPPGVRVSTGGEAQQQAEVFVQIFSALGMALLFMYLILVVQFGSFLDPLAIMFSLPLSLIGVMLSLAITRNTINLMSLIGVILLAGIVAKNAILLIDFAKWAREERGLPLREALIEAGAIRLRPILMTTFALVAGMLPVALGRGEGSQFRSPLGIAVIGGVITSTLLTLVAIPTFYEILDGWRERVSRMFGRRPAQRTAEHRLPVGGPSTPTPVSGD; this is encoded by the coding sequence ATGTTCATCTCCGATTTCGCGATCAAGCGACCGATCATCACCGTGGTGGCCATGCTGGCCCTGGTGGTGTTCGGGCTGTTCGCGCTGCTGAAGCTCCAGACGGACGAGTTCCCGGAGGTCGCGCCGCCGTTCGTCACGGTCGCGATCCCGTATCCGGGCGCGTCGCCCGACGGCGTCGAGCGCGAGCTGCTCGATCCCATCGAGGAGGCGATCTCCGCGATCAGCGGCGTGAAGAAGGTCATGGGCACGGCGCAGGACGGCTATGCGACGGTCATGATCGAGTTCAACTTCGACAAGCCCCTCCCCGAGGCGACGCAGGACGTGCGCGATGCGATCTCCGGCATCCGCAACGACCTGCCGCTGGAGATGGAGGAGCCGATCATCAAGAAGTTCAACGACACCGACCAGCCGATCATCTCGCTGGCCGTGTCGTCCACCGTGCTGACGCCGGCCGAGCTGACGCGGCTCGCCGATCCGGGGATCACGCGGCAGCTGCGCTCCATCGCCGGGGTCGCGGAGGTCGCGATCCCGGGCAAGGTGGAGCGCGAGCTGACGGTCGAGATCCAGCCGGACCGCATGCAGGCCGCGGGCGTGTCGGTGGGCGAGGTCGTGCAGGCGCTGCAGCTGCAGAACCTCGCGACGCCGGTCGGCCGCGTGTCGGGCACGCTCGACGAGCGGTCGATCCGGCTGCGCGGCCGCCTCGAGAACCCGGAGCAGTTCGCGCGCATCGTCGTCTCCGAGCGCGGCGGCCAGCTGGTGCGCCTGGGCGAGGTCGCGACGGTGCGCGACGCGACCGAGGAGCCGCGCACGCTCGCGCTCTACAACGGGCGCGAGGCGGTCGGCATCGACATCAAGAAGTCGACGGGCTACAGCACCACCGAGGTCGCGGACCAGATAATCGCCCGCATCGACGAGGTGAAGGCGACGCTCCCCGCCGGCACGACGATCGACGTCGTGAAGAACAAGGGCGTCAACGTGCGGAACTCCGTGCGCAACGTGCAGGAGGCGCTCGTCGAGGGCGCGCTGCTGACGGTGCTCGTGGTGTTCATCTTCCTGAACTCGTGGCGCTCCACCGTCATCACGGGCCTCGCGCTGCCGGTGTCGGTGCTCGCCTCGTTCATCGCCGTGTGGATGCTCGGCTTCCGCCTCGAGACGATGTCGCTGCTCGGGCTGTCGCTGGCGATCGGCATCCTGATCGACGACGCGATCGTGGTGCGCGAGAACATCGTGCGCCACGTCGAGATGGGGAAGGACCACTACACGGCGGCGCGCGAGGGCACCGACGAGATCGGGCTCGCCGTCGCGGCGACGACGTTCTCGATCCTCGCGGTGTTCATCCCGATCGCGTTCATGCCGGGCGTCGGCGGCCAGTGGTTCCGGCCGTTCGCGCTCACGATCGCGGCCTCGGTGCTCGTCTCGCTGTTCGTGTCGTTCTCGCTCGACCCGATGCTGTCGGCCTTCTGGCCCGACCCGCACAAGGAGGAGCACGAGAAGGGCCCGATCACGCGCACGCTCGACCGCTTCAACCGCTGGTTCGACCGCCAGGCGGAGCGCTACCGCGGCGTCATCGCGTGGGCGCTCGACCATCGCTGGAAGGTGTCGATGCTGGCCGCGGCGACGTTCTTCTTCGCGCTCGCGATGCCGGCCATCACGATCGGCGACAACGCGCTCGTCGGCGTCAGCTTCTTCCCCGAGGACGACAACGCGGAGCTGAACATCATCGTCGAGACGCCGCCGGGCTCGAACCTCGAGTACACGCGGCTCAAGACGGAGCAGATCGCAGCGCTGACGCGCGCCCACAAGGAGGTCCGCTACACCTACACCACGCTCGGCAGCGGCGAGGCCGGCGCGGTGGACATCGGCAAGGTGTACGTGAAGCTGGTGCCGAAGGACCAGCGCCAGTTCGGCGTCGAGGCGTTCTCGTCGAAGCTGCGCCAGGAGTTCGGCCCGACGGGCGGCGCCAAGGTCGCGGTGCTCGCCACGGACTGGGGCGGCGGCCGCAAGCAGGTCGCGATCGAGCTGCGCGGCAACGACAGCGACGCGCTGCAGAAGTTCGCGGACCAGGCGCTGGAGGCGGTGCGCTCGGTGCCCGGGCTGGTGGACGTCGGCCTCTCGTCGAAGGGGCAGAAGCCGGAGCTCAACGTGGAGCTGAACCGCGGGCTGGCCAGCTCCATCGGCCTCACCGTGGGGCAGGTCGCGCAGGCGCTGCGCCCGGCGTTCGCCGGCGTGGACGTCGGCGACTGGGTGGACCCGAGCGGCGAGACGCGCGACGTGTACGTGCGCCTGTCGCCCGAGTCGCGCCGGCGCGCGGCCGACCTGCGGCAGCTGCCGCTGGTGGTGCGCGGCGCCGACGGCGCGCCCCGCACCCTGCCGCTCGGCCAGGTGGCGACGGTGACCGACGGCCTCGGGCCGGCGATCATCAACCACCTCGACCGCGACCGCGTCGTGCAGGTCGAGTTCAACACCTCCGGCCGCTCGATGGGCGAGGTCACGACCGACGCGATGAACCGCATCAACGCGCTCACGCCGCCGCCCGGCGTGCGCGTGTCGACAGGCGGCGAGGCGCAGCAGCAGGCCGAGGTCTTCGTGCAGATCTTCTCGGCGCTCGGGATGGCGCTGCTGTTCATGTACCTGATCCTCGTCGTGCAGTTCGGCAGCTTCCTCGACCCGCTGGCGATCATGTTCTCGCTGCCGCTGTCGCTCATCGGCGTCATGCTGAGCCTCGCGATCACGCGGAACACGATCAACCTGATGTCGCTCATCGGCGTCATCCTGCTGGCAGGCATCGTGGCCAAGAACGCCATCCTGCTGATCGACTTCGCCAAGTGGGCGCGCGAGGAGCGGGGCCTTCCGCTGCGCGAGGCGCTCATCGAGGCGGGCGCGATCCGGCTGCGCCCCATCCTCATGACGACGTTCGCGCTCGTCGCCGGCATGCTGCCGGTGGCGCTCGGCCGCGGCGAGGGCTCGCAGTTCCGCTCCCCGCTGGGCATCGCGGTCATCGGCGGCGTGATCACCTCGACGCTGCTGACGCTCGTCGCGATCCCAACCTTCTACGAGATCCTGGACGGGTGGCGCGAGCGCGTGTCGCGCATGTTCGGCCGTCGGCCGGCGCAGCGCACCGCGGAGCACCGCCTGCCGGTGGGCGGGCCGTCCACGCCGACGCCGGTCTCCGGCGACTGA
- a CDS encoding DedA family protein encodes MAAGEPLTHAQRLWAYATLGASPIVTEELAPLIGGLTASQGQLAIGPVIVALTLGGWIATGLLYALGRWRGRWVRRRFPAVNGHMKRWLRAVRRRPWRSALAVRFAFGARLLLPLACGAAHLRLDIYLLGSLLSSIVWSTAFALVGFWFGDAAVAALHAVRRYDQYAVGVLAGLATLVWLMLRRRRRGRTEAAAAAAVPPG; translated from the coding sequence GTGGCGGCCGGCGAGCCGCTGACGCACGCGCAGCGGCTGTGGGCCTACGCGACGCTCGGCGCGAGCCCGATCGTGACCGAGGAGCTGGCGCCGCTGATCGGCGGGCTCACCGCGTCGCAGGGGCAGCTCGCGATCGGCCCCGTGATCGTCGCGCTCACGCTGGGCGGGTGGATCGCGACCGGGCTGCTGTACGCGCTGGGCCGGTGGCGCGGGCGCTGGGTGCGCCGCCGCTTTCCCGCGGTCAACGGCCACATGAAGCGCTGGCTGCGCGCGGTGCGCCGGCGGCCGTGGCGCAGCGCGCTGGCGGTGCGCTTCGCCTTCGGCGCGCGGCTGCTGCTCCCGCTGGCGTGCGGCGCCGCGCACCTGCGGCTCGACATCTACCTGCTGGGGAGCCTGCTGAGCTCCATCGTCTGGTCCACCGCGTTCGCGCTCGTCGGCTTCTGGTTCGGCGACGCGGCGGTGGCCGCGCTGCACGCCGTGCGGCGCTACGACCAGTACGCGGTGGGCGTGCTGGCGGGGCTGGCGACGCTCGTCTGGCTGATGCTCCGCCGCCGGCGCCGCGGGCGGACGGAGGCGGCGGCCGCCGCCGCGGTCCCGCCGGGCTGA
- a CDS encoding DUF5715 family protein, whose protein sequence is MSARQLSALRPLGAPVARRLLACALLSAVPPVVVPAATLGAQTLRGSRAAVDRAFHTAKRRELPFVRSRREIERRAREGDYVRLSATRNVRLRGVTTPYVRPLTRSFLSTFAARYQRSCGEPLVVTSAMRPTSIRLVNSTAKSVHPTGMALDLRAPGGSCRGWMRRELLAYERRGVVDATEERHPAHFHVVVYRAP, encoded by the coding sequence ATGTCCGCCCGCCAGCTCTCCGCTCTCCGCCCGCTCGGAGCTCCCGTCGCGCGCCGCCTCCTGGCGTGCGCGCTCCTCTCGGCCGTCCCGCCGGTCGTCGTGCCGGCCGCCACGCTGGGGGCGCAGACGCTGCGCGGCTCGCGCGCGGCCGTCGACCGCGCGTTCCACACCGCCAAGCGCCGCGAGCTGCCGTTCGTGCGCTCGCGCCGCGAGATCGAGCGCCGTGCCCGCGAGGGCGACTACGTGCGGCTGTCGGCCACGCGCAACGTGCGGCTCAGGGGCGTGACCACGCCGTACGTGCGCCCGCTGACGCGCAGCTTCCTGAGCACGTTCGCGGCGCGCTACCAGCGGTCGTGCGGCGAGCCGCTCGTCGTCACGAGCGCGATGCGCCCGACGTCGATCCGCCTCGTGAACTCGACGGCGAAGTCGGTGCACCCCACCGGGATGGCGCTCGACCTGCGCGCGCCGGGCGGCAGCTGCCGCGGCTGGATGCGCCGCGAGCTGCTCGCCTACGAGCGCCGCGGCGTCGTGGACGCGACCGAGGAGCGGCATCCCGCGCACTTCCACGTCGTGGTCTACCGCGCGCCGTGA